From Quercus lobata isolate SW786 chromosome 1, ValleyOak3.0 Primary Assembly, whole genome shotgun sequence, one genomic window encodes:
- the LOC115977816 gene encoding E3 ubiquitin-protein ligase SINAT2-like, translating to MFCKEVTESCTTSMDSDLATSSAELGSSNYRKADPGLSGNPGRPSNNDVHDLLECPVCMNLMYPPIYQCPSGHTLCSNCKVRVHNCCPACRHELGNIRCLALEKVAESLELPCRYQILGCHDIFPYYSKLKHEKNCKYRPYNCPYAGADCSVTGDIPFLVMHLKNDHKVDMHDGCSFSHRYVKSNPQEVGNATWMLTVFNCFGRQFCLHFEAFLLGLAPVYMAFLRFMGDEDEAKEFSYSLEVGRNGRKLTWQGIPRSIRDSHKKVRDSQDGLIIQRNLALLFSGGDKQELKLKISGRIWKEQ from the exons ATGTTCTGCAAGGAAGTGACTGAGTCTTGCACTACATCTATGGATTCGGATCTGGCAACTTCTAGTGCTGAGTTAGGAAGTTCAAATTATAGAAAAGCTGACCCTGGTTTAAGTGGAAATCCTGGAAGGCCCTCAAATAATGACGTGCATGACTTACTTGAGTGTCCTGTTTGCATGAATCTGATGTACCCTCCAATATACCAG TGTCCAAGTGGCCACACTCTATGTTCAAACTGCAAGGTTAGAGTACACAACTGTTGCCCTGCGTGCCGACATGAGCTTGGAAATATAAGGTGCCTGGCTTTAGAGAAAGTAGCAGAGTCCTTAGAGCTCCCTTGCAGGTACCAAATATTGGGTTGTCATGATATATTCCCATACTACAGCAAGCTCAAACATGAGAAAAACTGTAAATATCGTCCATACAACTGCCCTTATGCTGGAGCTGATTGTTCTGTGACTGGTGATATCCCATTCCTTGTCATGCATCTCAAGAATGATCACAAGGTTGACATGCATGATGGGTGTAGTTTCAGCCACAGATATGTGAAATCCAATCCCCAAGAAGTTGGGAATGCTACGTGGATGTTAACT GTCTTCAACTGTTTTGGCCGTCAGTTCTGCTTGCACTTTGAGGCTTTCCTTCTAGGACTGGCACCCGTTTACATGGCCTTCCTGCGGTTCATGGGTGATGAAGATGAGGCAAAGGAATTTAGCTACAGTCTGGAAGTTGGCAGAAATGGCAGGAAACTTACATGGCAAGGTATACCAAGGAGTATCCGTGATAGCCATAAGAAAGTACGGGATAGTCAAGATGGATTAATCATTCAGAGAAACTTGGCACTCTTATTTTCTGGAGGTGATAAGCAGGAGTTGAAGCTGAAAATATCTGGTCGTATATGGAAGGAGCAATAA
- the LOC115994879 gene encoding peroxidase 15-like has protein sequence MNDLINRQAGGPTWEVQLGRRDSKAANQAGANTSIPSPFESLSNVTAKFTAVGLDSTDLVALSGAHTFGRAQCRVFSQRLYNFSNTGNPDPSLDTTYLGTLRQTCPEGGNGNAITNLDPSTPNGFDNNYFTNLQNNQGLLQTDQELFSTTGADTVDIVNRFANSQSEFFDNFAKSMINMGNISPLTGNNGEIRLDCKRVN, from the exons aTGAATGATCTTATAAATCGTCAA GCTGGAGGCCCAACATGGGAAGTTCAATTGGGAAGAAGAGATAGCAAGGCAGCCAACCAAGCAGGTGCTAATACTTCCATTCCAAGTCCTTTTGAAAGCCTTAGCAACGTCACAGCCAAGTTTACTGCTGTGGGACTTGATTCCACTGATCTAGTTGCTTTATCTG GTGCACATACATTTGGGCGGGCACAATGTAGGGTTTTCAGTCAAAGGCTTTACAACTTCAGCAACACCGGAAACCCAGACCCTAGCCTAGACACAACATACTTGGGAACACTTCGCCAAACATGTCCGGAAGGTGGGAATGGCAATGCCATAACCAATCTTGATCCCTCTACTCCTAATGGCTTTGATAATAACTACTTCACAAACCTTCAAAACAACCAAGGCCTTCTCCAAACTGATCAGGAGTTGTTCTCAACTACTGGGGCTGACACAGTTGACATCGTAAACCGTTTTGCTAATAGTCAGAGTGAATTCTTTGACAATTTTGCTAAGTCAATGATTAATATGGGAAATATAAGCCCTTTGACAGGAAATAATGGAGAGATAAGGCTTGATTGTAAGAGGGTCAACTGA